Proteins found in one Carcharodon carcharias isolate sCarCar2 chromosome 8, sCarCar2.pri, whole genome shotgun sequence genomic segment:
- the med22 gene encoding mediator of RNA polymerase II transcription subunit 22 isoform X2 — translation MSQQRTLPQSKELLLQSYNKRLKDDIKSILDNFTEIIKSARVEDETQVSRATQCEQDHYEMHVRAANIVRAGESLMKLVSDLKQFLILNDFPSVNEAINQRKQQLRNLQEECDKKLITLRDEIAVDLYELEEEYYSSSLWDGADLPLCEAYRRGEEEEEEEGAFTPEEEMVTEMAGPAATAGGEANGRVVLNNATAQPQVNEHGAGSTDPV, via the exons ATGTCACAGCAACGAACATTGCCTCAGAGTAAAGAGCTGCTGCTCCAGTCCTACAACAAGAGACTGAAAGATGACATCAAATCTATCCTGGATAACTTCACAGAAATCATCAAAAGTGCTCGG GTTGAAGATGAGACGCAGGTATCCCGTGCAACTCAGTGTGAACAAGATCACTATGAGATGCATGTTAGAGCAGCAAACATT GTGCGAGCTGGTGAGTCTCTGATGAAGCTGGTGTCAGACCTGAAGCAGTTCCTGATCCTGAATGACTTTCCCTCAGTGAATGAAGCCATTAATCAGCGAAAGCAGCAACTGCGAAACCTGCAAGAAGAATGTGACAAAAAGCTGATCACCCTGAGAGATGAGATCGCGGTCGATCTGTATGAACTGGAAGAAGAATATTACTCCTCCAG CCTATGGGATGGTGCTGACCTCCCGCTTTGTGAAGCGTAccggagaggggaggaggaggaggaggaggagggggcattTACACCCGAAgaagagatggtgacagagatggCCGGGCCTGCAGCGACGGCAGGAGGAGAAGCAAATGGCAGAGTGGTACTGAATAATGCCACTGCCCAACCACAGGTGAACGAACACGGTGCAGGGAGCACGGATCCCGTCTGA
- the med22 gene encoding mediator of RNA polymerase II transcription subunit 22 isoform X3, whose amino-acid sequence MQVRAGESLMKLVSDLKQFLILNDFPSVNEAINQRKQQLRNLQEECDKKLITLRDEIAVDLYELEEEYYSSSYSLWDGADLPLCEAYRRGEEEEEEEGAFTPEEEMVTEMAGPAATAGGEANGRVVLNNATAQPQVNEHGAGSTDPV is encoded by the exons atgcag GTGCGAGCTGGTGAGTCTCTGATGAAGCTGGTGTCAGACCTGAAGCAGTTCCTGATCCTGAATGACTTTCCCTCAGTGAATGAAGCCATTAATCAGCGAAAGCAGCAACTGCGAAACCTGCAAGAAGAATGTGACAAAAAGCTGATCACCCTGAGAGATGAGATCGCGGTCGATCTGTATGAACTGGAAGAAGAATATTACTCCTCCAG CTACAGCCTATGGGATGGTGCTGACCTCCCGCTTTGTGAAGCGTAccggagaggggaggaggaggaggaggaggagggggcattTACACCCGAAgaagagatggtgacagagatggCCGGGCCTGCAGCGACGGCAGGAGGAGAAGCAAATGGCAGAGTGGTACTGAATAATGCCACTGCCCAACCACAGGTGAACGAACACGGTGCAGGGAGCACGGATCCCGTCTGA
- the med22 gene encoding mediator of RNA polymerase II transcription subunit 22 isoform X1 — protein sequence MSQQRTLPQSKELLLQSYNKRLKDDIKSILDNFTEIIKSARVEDETQVSRATQCEQDHYEMHVRAANIVRAGESLMKLVSDLKQFLILNDFPSVNEAINQRKQQLRNLQEECDKKLITLRDEIAVDLYELEEEYYSSSYSLWDGADLPLCEAYRRGEEEEEEEGAFTPEEEMVTEMAGPAATAGGEANGRVVLNNATAQPQVNEHGAGSTDPV from the exons ATGTCACAGCAACGAACATTGCCTCAGAGTAAAGAGCTGCTGCTCCAGTCCTACAACAAGAGACTGAAAGATGACATCAAATCTATCCTGGATAACTTCACAGAAATCATCAAAAGTGCTCGG GTTGAAGATGAGACGCAGGTATCCCGTGCAACTCAGTGTGAACAAGATCACTATGAGATGCATGTTAGAGCAGCAAACATT GTGCGAGCTGGTGAGTCTCTGATGAAGCTGGTGTCAGACCTGAAGCAGTTCCTGATCCTGAATGACTTTCCCTCAGTGAATGAAGCCATTAATCAGCGAAAGCAGCAACTGCGAAACCTGCAAGAAGAATGTGACAAAAAGCTGATCACCCTGAGAGATGAGATCGCGGTCGATCTGTATGAACTGGAAGAAGAATATTACTCCTCCAG CTACAGCCTATGGGATGGTGCTGACCTCCCGCTTTGTGAAGCGTAccggagaggggaggaggaggaggaggaggagggggcattTACACCCGAAgaagagatggtgacagagatggCCGGGCCTGCAGCGACGGCAGGAGGAGAAGCAAATGGCAGAGTGGTACTGAATAATGCCACTGCCCAACCACAGGTGAACGAACACGGTGCAGGGAGCACGGATCCCGTCTGA
- the med22 gene encoding mediator of RNA polymerase II transcription subunit 22 isoform X4: MSQQRTLPQSKELLLQSYNKRLKDDIKSILDNFTEIIKSARVEDETQVSRATQCEQDHYEMHVRAANIVRAGESLMKLVSDLKQFLILNDFPSVNEAINQRKQQLRNLQEECDKKLITLRDEIAVDLYELEEEYYSSRYK; the protein is encoded by the exons ATGTCACAGCAACGAACATTGCCTCAGAGTAAAGAGCTGCTGCTCCAGTCCTACAACAAGAGACTGAAAGATGACATCAAATCTATCCTGGATAACTTCACAGAAATCATCAAAAGTGCTCGG GTTGAAGATGAGACGCAGGTATCCCGTGCAACTCAGTGTGAACAAGATCACTATGAGATGCATGTTAGAGCAGCAAACATT GTGCGAGCTGGTGAGTCTCTGATGAAGCTGGTGTCAGACCTGAAGCAGTTCCTGATCCTGAATGACTTTCCCTCAGTGAATGAAGCCATTAATCAGCGAAAGCAGCAACTGCGAAACCTGCAAGAAGAATGTGACAAAAAGCTGATCACCCTGAGAGATGAGATCGCGGTCGATCTGTATGAACTGGAAGAAGAATATTACTCCTCCAGGTACAAATAG